The window GCTTGAAGGCGCTTTTGAGCAGGTCGCGCTGGCCTGTGAGGCCCTTGTTGTAGCCGAACTGGTCCGGGGCTCCGGACCCCCAGGCGAGCTCGGTGAGCCACAGGGGCGTCGCAGCATCGTCGTGGTCCGTCATCACGGCCCGGAATTGCTCGATCTTCATCCGGAGCTCGGTCGGGCCGCGCGCATACGGATGAAGGGCGGCAACGTCGAAGTCGTCCTTGACCCCGGGCACCTGGTAGAGGTTGTCGAGGAAGACCCAGGCTGTCGCGTCTCCGAACCCGGGCATTCCGGCGAGCACGATCTGTGCCTGCGGATCGCGGCTCTTGATCGCGTCGTGGGAGATATGGAGCAGGCGGGCGTACTTTTGAGCCGTGTGTTCGACGGTCTGGCCGGGGTCGAAGTACTTGCTCAGGTTGGGCTCGTTCCAGATCTGCCAGGACTGAATCGGCAGCGGCTTGGCGTCCGCCCCGAACCGCTGCCGGTAGCCGTTGGTCCAGTAGCTGCCGCCCGGCCCGTAGCGCGCCACGGCCGCCTCGAGGAAGTCCCGCCACGCCTGCACGTCGGCAGCGCTGTCGAGCGGGGGACGCGCGGGGGCCCCGCTGCCGACCCACTGCGGAGATCCCCATACGAACGGGACCGGCCTGATTCCGCGCGAGGCGAGGGCGCCGACCAACCAGTCCCGGTCGCTCCAGTCGTAGGAGCCCGGGGTGGACTCCACGGCCCTCCACTTGAGCAGGAAGCGCTCCGTCCGGACCCCCACATCGGCCATTCCCTGGGCGTCCTTGGCACCGAGGGCTCCCTGGGCAATGCCGAAGAACTCCGATCGGGCCGCCCCTGCCGGCGAGGCGGTGAACAGCGCCACGCTGAGGACGCTGAGAACGATTGCGAGACGAGTCAAACCTGGTCCCTGCTTTCCACCCTGGCGGTCCGGATCTCCGACAGGCGAAGCGTAGTGGCGGCGAAGGCCGCCCGAGCGCCTCAGCGCCGATTTTCTGGACGTTTGTACGTACTTAGCGGGTTACCCGTCGGTCAAAAGGGGCGCGCTTTTTGAAGCTCAGGCCTGGCCGGCAGACATCGCTGCTGCAGCGCGCTTCTCCATCTCGCCGGGTGGCACGTCCTCGACGTGGGTGGCCACGTGCCAGCGGTGGCCGAATGGATCCTCGAACGAACCTGAGCGGTCGCCATAGAATTTGTCCTCAACCGGCTGCAGCGCCTTTGCCCCAGCCGCTACCGCACGCTCGAAGGTGCCATCTGCGTCCTCGACGTAGACATGGAGCGACACCGGGGTGCCCCCCACGGTCCTCGGGCTGCGCGCGTCCATCTCCGGGGACTCGTCGGCGAGCATGATCACCGAGTCACCGATCTCGAGCTCAGCGTGGCCGACCCTGTCTTCGGGCGCGCCCATGCGCATGCGCTCGGTGGCGCCCAGGACCGAGGTGTAGAAGTCGATCGCCGCACTTGCGCCGTCGACGATCAGGTACGGCGTGATTCGGGGATATCCCTCGGGGATCGGCTGGACCATGGCTTCGGACCTCCTGACGTTTTCGCGAGCGGCCTGTCGGCGCGAACGAGCAGCGGTTGGTCGCACCGCAGGGTCAAGACAACCTAGCTACTCGAGGTTCTCGGCGACCTCTCCAGCCTCGCCAAGCTTCTCGACGAGCCAGTAGCGCTGATACCTCGTAACCACCACCTCGACGTCCGGGGCAAGATGGCCCGGTGCCACCGCAAATCGGTTGGGCCGCGAGCGAACTTCTTGCCACTCCTCTCGAGATATCGGGAAGCGAACGGCGCAGTCGAGCCGCCAGCACTCACATAGGAACCCGGCAGCCGGATGGCCGCCTTTCATCCACTGGGCTCTGTTGAGGTCCCTGCACTTGGCCTCGTTGTATGCGATGCGCTTTTCCCGCGAACCGAAAAGCGGGCGTACGGATTCGGCCACTGACCCCATAAACCCCAAGGCCCTCGTGAGAAGCGGGTGGTGGACGGACGTTGAAAGTCGAATCGACTATGCGTGATCTCGACCTTCCCCCCCACGACCCTTGACACGACCTGCTGGCAGTGAGAGGCTCGCCATCTCAACACCACGAAGCCGCTGGCGAGTCAACGAGCAATGCGACAAGGGGGAAGAATCGCGTCGGCGACTGTGGTTGCCGTGGCCACATCGGCTGTCGCGATCTTCAGTGGCGGCCCGGCGGCGGTCGGTCGGTCGGTGCCCAGGTGCCACGGCGTTCGCGCCACACAGGTCGGAACCAGCCACCCAGACCTCTTCCACACCGGCCGAGGCCGGGACGTGGTGGTGGGCCGAGGTAGCAACGACGTCATCTCGACAGGCCGCGGCAAGGACATCGTGTGCGGCGGTCGTGGGAATGACGCGGTCTGGGGACGAGGCGGGTCCGACAAGCTCTCGGGCGGGGCCGATGATGACCTGATCTATGGCGGTAACGGTGCGGACCGCCTGTTTGGCGAGGTCGGCGGCGATGCCCTCTTCGGTGGGCCGGACAACGATGCGATCTTCGGCGCGCGCGGCTGGGACTGGCTCGACGGTGGCACGCAACGCGATCGCTGCACGGGCGGCAAGCCGAAGAGAGATTTCACCCACCGTCACCTCCGCGACTACTCGACCCATGGGTGCGAGGTGAGCCGAACCGCCTATCACCCCTTCTGAGTCACCCGCTCGGGAGATACTGCGCGGGCGATGTCACAGGAGAACGTCAAGCTGGTGCGCCGCTACGAAAGCCTTTGAGCGCGGCGACCTTGAGGAAGTACAGAACGCCGTCGATCCGGAGATGGTCATTTACAGATGGCAAAGCCGGGATTGGCGCGTTTGTGGCGCATAGCGCCATAAAGTCGCCGACGGCCTGTTTGGCTCGCGGCTGACCTGGGTATACATAAGCTGTAGCCCACGTTCCCCCTTTGCGTGGGGATGCATTACGCGAAGCGCGGACCCTCGGCAGGGAAGCCGGTTAGGTTCGCGTTTTGCATTCTCGGGCTGCCCACCGCACCGTCCTCGTCGCCTAGCCCATCGCTTTCTTCGCAGCGAGCGGGAAGACGACTCGTCGCTTCAGATTCAGGCTGCTACGTTGAAGTGCTGCCCAAAGCCGGCGTGAGATTCGTCGGGAAACGACTGAGACGCAGAAGATCAGCGGATCTGAGGTGGATCGGGCGCAAATTTGGGAAGGAGAGGCGCATGGAATCGAGCGCCAACAAGCAGCCCCTCATGGAGCGGAGGTTCGAGCATCTGGTCGCCGAGGTGCGTGCTCACGAGGTGGCCACCCGGCGGAAGGTGACGCACCCGAGTCGGCCCCAGGACGACCGGCTCTACCGTCGCCTGCGCCAGATCAACGGAATGACCGACGACGACGGCGAGGTCATGCTGCTCGGCTATCCCCCCGACCTTCTCCCTACGGCTAGGGAGCCGGGGCAGAAGGAGGCCCCGGTTCAGGATGCCTAAGTAGACATTTTTTTCCGCTTGGCGCGCGCCGTCAGCCACTCGGGCGGTCCCGCATAGGCAAAAGGAGGTCGCATCGCACCCCCTGAAGCCTGCGTCGCCCTCCGAGGTACACTGTTAGTAGCTGCGCGCTGGGTTCTTTCTCGTACCCCCTCCGCCCTTCGAGCGCTTTCTTCTACAGAGGGGGTCGAGGAAGAGTGTCGGTCGTGACCGACCCGAGGACGACCCGGCTGCCCGAGGGACTGCCGGCAGAGATCACCAAGTCGCTCGTCTGGCTGTGGACGAGGTATGCGGGCAAGGCACCAACGAACGCCCGAACCGAGGTTCGGGGCAATGTCGTCACCTGCACGCTCGTAGACGCGGTGGGCGACTTCAACAGGAGCATGATCGCTCCGCAGGCTGGAGATACGGTTCGAGGGGAGGGGAAGCTCACCCAGGCCGCGTACAAGCGCGACGCGGTCGCAGCGATCGTCAGGGCCACCCGGCAGCGCGTCGCGTCGTTTGTGAGCAGTCACGACCGAGATACGGACGTCGCCACGGAGGTTTTCACCCTGGAGCCCTCGCTCAAGCGAGGAGCGCCCGCGCTCGCCGACAGGCGACTCAACTACGGTTCGCGCTGAGCGATGAGCTTCGAGCTGTCGAG of the Solirubrobacterales bacterium genome contains:
- a CDS encoding calcium-binding protein, with translation MATSAVAIFSGGPAAVGRSVPRCHGVRATQVGTSHPDLFHTGRGRDVVVGRGSNDVISTGRGKDIVCGGRGNDAVWGRGGSDKLSGGADDDLIYGGNGADRLFGEVGGDALFGGPDNDAIFGARGWDWLDGGTQRDRCTGGKPKRDFTHRHLRDYSTHGCEVSRTAYHPF
- a CDS encoding VOC family protein; this translates as MVQPIPEGYPRITPYLIVDGASAAIDFYTSVLGATERMRMGAPEDRVGHAELEIGDSVIMLADESPEMDARSPRTVGGTPVSLHVYVEDADGTFERAVAAGAKALQPVEDKFYGDRSGSFEDPFGHRWHVATHVEDVPPGEMEKRAAAAMSAGQA